The Niastella koreensis GR20-10 genome includes a window with the following:
- a CDS encoding S8 family serine peptidase translates to MKYPLLAAFSLFVSLKTSAQEIIRPVQLKSGALTTSKNLRNDVHLTDSLNKHHFRNRYYALIQFNKLPTAEERQRLAQEGVLLYNYIPNNSFLAEINDRLAPDQLKKNTIASIFTLEAKNKISPALQKQLGASMHDPDKLIAVSFYGNIDKATAIAELTQAGAQIRNTKIQPAHVVFIDATAAVVQKIAGLPFVAYISSQHMKPVPLNYNNRNASGLDILGYAGGRNLQGAGVTLGIGDEGDASTHIDNSVHLINRNQSVPTFHGTHVVGTLAGAGIVNPRFKGMAPKATVIGQYFSDIIVNSPYYVADYDMVITSNSYYSSSNGCVGEGEYDVMSSYIDNLTNTNPTLLHVFAAGNDGALACSPYPLQYATVKSGFQTGKNVLTVGAIDNTFSANTYVTAGFSSGGPVDDGRLKPEIVAGGYGINSTTLNNTYGTDYGTSMAAPTVAGAMGLLYERYRQLHSGANPTAVLIKAVACNGADDLGNPGPDFIYGFGHLNAVNAVEALENNTYFTGVTNNGGSQTFTITGVPAGTAQLKVLLNWNDPAAAAYASTTLVNNLDLTVTAPGAIIHRPLILDPSSANVTNVAVEGVDSRNNIEQVIINNPPAGNFTVTVNGTNVPEGPQDYVVAYQVIAPEVKVISPYTADTWVSGGTDYIRWSATDPNTNTFTIEISTDNGATWTTISNNVPATDRSYFYAAPYLGTENALIRISRNGTSYTAVGGRFTILSQPTLTLANACTGYVDMSWPAAAFATSYDIMQLKGSDLVVVANTTATNYTLGGLNKDSTYWLTVRSVLNSSPGRRAVAKSIIPTGGACASPTYDNDLTPDLLVAPVTGRRFTNSQLGISAPQVRIKNAGSVATSGTFNVTYQVNGGTPVTEATTQTIAANSTYTYTFASTYDFSVEGTYTIKAWVDFSSDPSHLNDTLTRVVKNLRNDPILLSPSYTEGFETAASQSYTNGTRGFTGLDRCDFFASTSNGRARPFVNTGMARTGNRAITLDQIMYNGVMQADTLITTFNLGNYTSGQQLWLSFYVQNQGVDFSAPNNKVWIRGSENDAWVPVYTLPINTTDFGIYRAATPVNITETLANASPAQTVSSSFQVKFGEQGYRSTNSVIIDGNLDDGYTFDDVTITMTTDDVTTRQLIAPSTGNICALSATEPVTVQVKNYSTGTLNNVPVSYQVDNGPVITETIPTLTAGQVLNYTFTQTANLASYKAYTLKTYVDYPTDTYRANDTITTSFLTKPLITSFPYLEGFESNNGNWYTGGINSSWQWGTPAKTIINKAANGTKAWVTNLTGNYNNNEYSYLYSPCFDLSGLTQPVFSFSHIFRTEDDCTCDFHWVEYSIDGQTWYRLGSTTGGTSWFDNITYQAFKISNPTWHVSSYNIPTHGTTVRFRIAMYADPGVTYEGVGIDDVHIFDKAPIYSGPSITSGLTQAVSGTGWTHFNAGGNRVVSINPHGQNLGNTDVRVYFNTGAVRNDSIQYYLDRNIVVQPANAPISPVSVRYYFLDTEAKNLINATGCSTCTTIQDAYAAGVTQYSYAPLEENGSLTDNLSGAYSYVAPANVDIIPYDNGYYAEYQVNHFSEFWINSAGPIPNQALPTEMGMFIVVRNNAAALLQWTTRQEGITSEFTIERSTDGSQYEAIGSVPATGNTTMTTKYTFTDKQMATGINYYRIKTVDKDGKYTYSHIRTLSYPDKDLIITLQPNPTVKGTVYVNTSVNCSRIEVRDAIGRLIKTVNVNGTYIPVDVRPLNKGMYFITVVTDNGSKVEKLFVE, encoded by the coding sequence ATGAAATACCCTTTACTCGCAGCTTTTTCGCTGTTCGTATCCCTGAAGACGTCGGCCCAGGAGATCATCCGGCCTGTTCAGTTAAAAAGCGGCGCCCTCACCACCAGCAAAAATCTTCGCAACGATGTTCACCTTACCGATTCCCTTAACAAACATCACTTCAGGAACCGGTATTATGCGCTGATCCAGTTTAACAAACTACCTACTGCGGAAGAACGTCAGCGCCTGGCGCAGGAAGGTGTTTTATTATACAATTACATTCCCAATAATTCCTTTTTAGCTGAAATAAACGACCGGCTCGCTCCCGATCAGCTTAAAAAGAATACCATCGCCAGCATTTTCACCCTGGAGGCCAAAAACAAAATTTCCCCGGCCCTGCAAAAGCAACTGGGTGCATCCATGCACGATCCTGATAAACTGATAGCAGTAAGCTTTTATGGAAACATCGATAAAGCCACTGCTATTGCAGAATTAACCCAGGCAGGCGCCCAGATCAGGAACACCAAAATACAACCGGCCCATGTTGTTTTTATAGATGCTACGGCAGCTGTGGTTCAAAAAATAGCAGGCCTGCCCTTCGTTGCTTACATCAGCAGCCAGCATATGAAACCGGTTCCCCTCAATTACAATAACCGCAACGCTTCCGGCCTTGATATTTTAGGCTATGCCGGGGGACGTAATCTTCAGGGAGCCGGTGTAACGCTTGGAATTGGCGATGAAGGGGATGCCAGTACCCATATTGATAATTCAGTGCATCTTATAAACAGGAACCAGTCAGTGCCCACCTTTCATGGTACCCATGTTGTAGGCACCCTGGCCGGAGCAGGTATTGTAAACCCCAGGTTTAAAGGCATGGCGCCTAAAGCAACGGTTATTGGCCAGTATTTTAGCGATATCATCGTGAACTCACCCTACTACGTAGCCGATTACGATATGGTAATCACCAGCAACTCCTATTATTCCTCATCAAATGGTTGTGTGGGTGAGGGTGAATACGACGTAATGAGTAGTTATATAGATAACCTCACCAATACCAACCCCACTCTGTTGCACGTATTTGCAGCAGGCAATGATGGCGCACTTGCCTGTTCGCCCTACCCTTTGCAATATGCCACCGTAAAATCAGGTTTTCAAACCGGTAAGAACGTTTTGACGGTAGGCGCCATTGACAACACTTTCTCCGCTAATACTTATGTCACTGCGGGTTTTTCAAGTGGCGGCCCCGTTGATGATGGCCGGTTAAAACCAGAAATAGTTGCAGGCGGATATGGCATCAATTCAACTACCCTGAATAATACATACGGCACTGATTACGGAACCAGTATGGCTGCCCCAACTGTGGCCGGCGCTATGGGCCTGTTATACGAACGTTACCGCCAGTTACACAGCGGCGCCAACCCCACTGCCGTATTAATAAAAGCCGTGGCTTGTAATGGCGCTGATGACCTTGGCAATCCCGGGCCCGACTTTATTTATGGTTTCGGTCATTTGAATGCGGTTAACGCAGTGGAAGCATTGGAAAACAATACCTACTTCACCGGTGTAACAAACAATGGCGGATCCCAAACCTTTACCATAACCGGCGTACCAGCCGGTACCGCGCAACTTAAAGTATTATTAAACTGGAATGATCCGGCAGCCGCCGCTTATGCATCCACCACCCTGGTAAACAACCTTGACCTTACAGTTACTGCTCCCGGTGCAATCATTCATCGTCCACTGATACTTGACCCGTCCTCAGCCAACGTAACCAATGTAGCCGTAGAAGGCGTAGATAGCCGGAACAATATTGAACAGGTGATTATCAATAATCCACCGGCCGGCAATTTCACGGTTACGGTTAATGGCACCAATGTGCCTGAGGGACCGCAGGATTATGTAGTAGCTTACCAGGTTATTGCGCCTGAAGTAAAAGTTATTTCACCCTATACTGCCGACACCTGGGTTTCCGGCGGCACCGACTACATTCGCTGGAGCGCTACCGACCCCAACACCAATACCTTTACAATTGAAATCTCTACTGATAACGGAGCTACCTGGACAACCATCAGCAACAATGTTCCTGCCACCGACCGGAGTTACTTTTATGCCGCTCCCTACCTGGGTACCGAAAATGCTTTGATAAGAATAAGCCGTAACGGAACTTCTTATACAGCCGTTGGCGGCAGGTTCACCATTTTATCACAGCCTACCCTAACCCTGGCCAACGCCTGTACAGGCTATGTTGATATGAGCTGGCCCGCAGCGGCTTTTGCTACCAGTTATGATATTATGCAATTAAAAGGCAGTGACCTGGTGGTTGTAGCCAATACTACAGCTACCAATTATACCCTGGGAGGCCTTAATAAAGACAGCACTTACTGGCTCACCGTACGCTCCGTACTGAATTCATCACCCGGGCGCCGGGCCGTTGCCAAAAGTATAATCCCCACAGGCGGCGCGTGTGCCTCGCCTACTTACGATAATGACCTTACTCCCGACCTGCTGGTAGCGCCGGTTACCGGCCGCAGGTTCACCAACTCACAATTAGGCATCAGTGCTCCGCAGGTGCGGATTAAAAATGCAGGTTCAGTTGCTACATCGGGAACGTTCAATGTTACCTACCAGGTAAACGGTGGAACACCTGTAACAGAAGCCACTACCCAAACCATTGCCGCCAACAGCACTTATACTTATACATTTGCATCCACCTACGATTTCTCGGTAGAAGGAACATATACCATCAAGGCCTGGGTTGACTTTAGCAGCGATCCCTCGCACCTGAACGATACCCTTACCAGAGTAGTGAAGAATTTAAGAAACGACCCCATCCTGTTAAGCCCTTCTTATACCGAAGGATTTGAAACTGCCGCTTCGCAAAGCTATACCAATGGCACCCGGGGCTTTACCGGCCTCGACCGTTGCGATTTCTTTGCCAGCACCAGTAATGGCCGGGCCCGTCCCTTTGTAAATACGGGTATGGCAAGAACCGGTAACCGCGCCATAACACTCGATCAAATAATGTACAACGGCGTTATGCAGGCCGATACCCTGATCACAACTTTTAACCTGGGCAACTACACCAGCGGCCAGCAGTTATGGCTCTCGTTCTATGTTCAGAACCAGGGTGTCGATTTCTCGGCCCCTAATAATAAAGTTTGGATCCGTGGCAGTGAAAACGATGCCTGGGTACCCGTGTATACCCTTCCCATCAATACCACCGATTTCGGCATCTACCGTGCAGCTACCCCGGTTAATATCACCGAAACCCTGGCCAATGCTTCGCCGGCCCAAACGGTAAGCAGCAGCTTCCAGGTTAAATTTGGCGAACAGGGTTACCGCTCCACCAACTCGGTTATTATCGATGGCAACCTCGATGATGGTTATACGTTCGACGATGTAACCATTACCATGACCACAGATGATGTAACCACCAGGCAATTGATAGCTCCATCAACAGGCAATATATGCGCCCTCAGTGCTACAGAACCAGTAACAGTGCAGGTAAAAAATTACAGCACCGGAACACTTAACAATGTGCCTGTTTCGTACCAGGTTGATAATGGCCCTGTAATTACGGAAACCATTCCAACCTTAACCGCAGGCCAGGTATTGAATTATACATTTACACAAACCGCCAACCTGGCAAGCTATAAAGCTTACACGTTAAAAACATATGTAGACTATCCAACCGATACCTACCGGGCAAACGATACCATCACCACCAGCTTTTTAACCAAACCGCTTATTACCAGCTTCCCTTACCTCGAAGGCTTTGAAAGCAATAATGGCAACTGGTATACCGGCGGCATCAACAGCAGCTGGCAATGGGGCACACCCGCTAAAACAATCATTAACAAGGCCGCCAACGGAACCAAAGCATGGGTTACCAATTTAACCGGGAACTATAATAACAATGAATATTCGTACCTGTACTCACCCTGCTTTGACCTGAGCGGACTAACCCAACCCGTGTTTTCATTCAGTCACATCTTCCGTACTGAAGACGATTGTACCTGTGACTTCCATTGGGTTGAATACAGCATTGATGGACAGACCTGGTACAGACTGGGTAGTACCACCGGCGGCACCAGCTGGTTTGATAATATTACCTACCAGGCCTTTAAAATCTCAAACCCTACCTGGCATGTATCGAGCTATAACATTCCTACGCATGGCACCACCGTTCGTTTCAGGATAGCTATGTATGCCGACCCCGGGGTTACCTACGAAGGGGTAGGCATAGACGATGTGCATATATTTGATAAAGCCCCCATTTACAGCGGGCCCAGCATCACCAGCGGTTTAACACAGGCAGTTAGTGGCACCGGCTGGACGCACTTCAATGCAGGCGGCAACCGGGTAGTATCAATAAATCCACATGGACAAAACCTGGGCAATACAGATGTGCGCGTATACTTCAACACCGGCGCTGTGCGTAACGATTCAATTCAATATTATCTCGATAGAAATATTGTAGTGCAACCTGCCAACGCCCCAATATCACCCGTAAGCGTACGTTATTATTTCCTGGATACAGAAGCAAAGAACCTTATAAACGCTACCGGTTGCAGCACCTGTACTACTATTCAGGATGCCTATGCTGCCGGGGTAACTCAATACAGCTATGCGCCATTGGAAGAAAATGGCAGCCTTACTGATAACTTAAGTGGCGCCTATTCATACGTAGCTCCTGCCAACGTTGATATAATACCATACGACAACGGTTATTATGCCGAATACCAGGTAAACCATTTCTCTGAATTCTGGATCAACAGTGCCGGACCTATACCAAACCAGGCATTGCCAACGGAGATGGGCATGTTCATCGTTGTAAGAAACAACGCAGCCGCCCTGTTACAATGGACAACGAGACAGGAAGGCATTACCAGCGAATTCACTATTGAAAGAAGTACCGATGGCAGCCAGTACGAGGCAATTGGTTCTGTACCTGCAACCGGCAACACCACAATGACAACCAAATACACGTTTACCGATAAACAAATGGCTACCGGTATTAACTACTATCGCATAAAAACAGTGGATAAAGATGGTAAGTATACCTATTCACATATACGTACCCTCTCTTATCCCGACAAGGATCTCATCATCACCCTGCAGCCAAACCCCACCGTAAAAGGAACAGTATATGTTAATACCTCGGTAAACTGTAGCCGTATTGAAGTGCGGGATGCTATTGGCCGCCTTATTAAAACAGTAAATGTAAATGGCACCTACATCCCCGTGGATGTTCGCCCGTTAAATAAAGGCATGTATTTTATTACTGTAGTAACCGACAATGGTTCTAAAGTAGAGAAGCTGTTTGTTGAATAA
- a CDS encoding DMT family transporter, with protein sequence MNNRKSAGWLWFLTGIGFSILWPSAAVATKFGLQVAQPFVICITRFFIAGLLMLIISHGILRKRLPQKHEWKQLAIYGLLNISLYLGIYVLAMQHVSAGLGSLAIATNPVLISLMATVIFGHRLRLVTITSLVLCMCGVLLAAWPLFKHSFATPGGISLLMLCMIIYSAGVIYFSKQNWENLHILTINGWQTLLGGIFLLPVAIATYDKTKNVWGFKMLAPVLWLAIPVSVIGVQLWLYLLRDNAVKASFWLFLCPVFGFIIASVMMQEPIGIFTVAGMLLTLAGLYLVQKYKSE encoded by the coding sequence TTGAATAACAGGAAATCGGCAGGCTGGTTATGGTTTTTAACAGGAATAGGGTTTTCGATACTATGGCCTTCTGCCGCAGTAGCTACCAAATTTGGCTTGCAGGTGGCACAACCTTTTGTGATCTGTATTACGCGCTTTTTTATTGCCGGTTTGTTAATGCTGATTATTTCTCATGGCATCTTACGCAAACGGCTTCCGCAAAAACACGAATGGAAACAATTAGCCATCTATGGCTTGCTGAATATTTCACTGTACCTGGGCATTTATGTACTGGCCATGCAACATGTATCTGCCGGGTTAGGCTCACTGGCCATTGCCACCAACCCGGTGCTCATCAGCCTGATGGCTACGGTGATCTTTGGTCATCGCCTCCGGTTGGTTACCATCACCAGCCTGGTGCTGTGTATGTGCGGTGTATTACTGGCTGCCTGGCCTTTATTTAAACACAGTTTTGCCACACCCGGCGGCATCAGTCTGTTAATGCTTTGCATGATCATTTATTCAGCCGGAGTTATTTACTTCTCCAAACAAAACTGGGAAAACCTGCACATCCTTACCATCAATGGATGGCAAACCCTGTTGGGCGGAATATTTTTATTACCGGTTGCGATTGCCACATATGACAAAACAAAAAATGTCTGGGGTTTTAAAATGCTGGCGCCAGTGCTTTGGCTGGCCATCCCCGTATCTGTCATTGGCGTTCAACTGTGGTTATACCTGTTGAGAGACAATGCCGTAAAAGCTTCTTTCTGGTTATTCCTTTGCCCGGTATTCGGTTTCATCATTGCCAGTGTTATGATGCAGGAACCCATTGGCATTTTTACTGTTGCCGGCATGCTATTGACTTTAGCGGGCTTGTACCTTGTTCAGAAGTATAAATCCGAATAA
- a CDS encoding TonB-dependent receptor, with protein sequence MKGIYTLALLLTATLHGIAQQATVKGIVKNEKGDTLTSASVFIKGKKIGTVTTSTGQYELINLNPGSYTVQVSLIGYEPAIQKVSLTAGETQTIDFILKATQYELQQVEITGRRETGYKNTTSFIGSKTATPLKDLPQSVSYVTKEVMQDQAAARVGDVVKNFSGVNQFTANNDIAIRGFRVSSSNATMLVNGLRANSSFWKQPPANYLERVEVIKGPVSALFGNASPGGTINRVTKKPLDQVRNSVSFITGSFNTFRALADATGPMNDRKTLLYRMNLAYENAQSFRDLQFEKNIVLAPSISFIPTDKTRLNFDLVYNKSNSRINRGQSVFTNDLYSTPISLSLNDVNDHLNEEQYSITTSLTHNFTSNTSFNIAFIRTSYSEDLFEHRSANTYARDIYGKPVSFLIERQVFDRKSRAFNDNVSAYFTHKVYTGSLEHKIVIGYDYAQDKLPIGAAQQTASGYLKKDGTAAAYSSKDSANFVTYKYKTTINGVDTTLNLMKPNVPTYDLAKNEHNMEDASKYVYAPASNESTIPHYNYLSGAYVQDQVTLGKLQVLLGLRYEWYTDKKNYTRANESKVNQTALLPRLGVVYAVTPNINAYAMYTQGYNPQPSSAFSPTSGGPFDPLESNMVEAGFKSEWFNKRLSVTTSIYKIEQLNALYAAPAPAPVDSMIQIGKETSKGFEFEMVGQVTDNWNIVLNYAYNEAKLTAAGGTDKDFVNQQKPNAPKNQGNIWTKYSFKRGGLKGFGIGAGANFVSQRYLSLNQAQTIPGYELLNAALYYKIDKFQIQFNLNNVLDKTYWVGGYDYVRLFPGAPRNWLATVAYTF encoded by the coding sequence ATGAAAGGAATTTATACTTTAGCACTGTTATTAACTGCAACACTCCATGGAATAGCTCAGCAAGCCACGGTAAAAGGTATTGTGAAAAACGAAAAAGGCGACACGCTTACTTCGGCATCTGTTTTTATCAAAGGGAAAAAAATAGGTACGGTCACCACTTCAACCGGTCAATACGAATTAATAAATCTGAATCCGGGGTCTTATACTGTACAGGTTTCTTTAATTGGGTATGAACCCGCCATTCAGAAGGTAAGCCTTACAGCAGGTGAAACCCAAACTATCGACTTTATCCTGAAAGCCACGCAATACGAATTGCAACAGGTAGAAATCACCGGCCGCCGCGAAACAGGTTACAAAAACACTACTTCGTTCATTGGGTCAAAAACCGCAACGCCGTTGAAAGACCTTCCTCAATCGGTTAGTTATGTTACCAAAGAAGTAATGCAGGACCAGGCCGCCGCCCGTGTGGGTGACGTAGTAAAGAACTTTAGCGGGGTTAACCAGTTTACCGCCAATAACGACATTGCCATCAGGGGCTTCCGGGTTTCATCGAGCAACGCCACCATGCTGGTAAACGGGTTAAGGGCCAACTCTTCCTTCTGGAAACAACCACCGGCAAATTACCTCGAAAGAGTAGAAGTGATTAAAGGACCGGTATCAGCACTTTTTGGCAATGCATCTCCCGGCGGGACTATTAACCGGGTAACCAAAAAACCACTCGACCAGGTCAGGAATTCCGTTTCCTTTATCACCGGCAGCTTCAATACATTCAGGGCACTGGCCGATGCAACCGGCCCCATGAACGACAGGAAAACATTGTTATACCGGATGAACCTTGCTTACGAGAACGCTCAATCGTTCCGTGACCTGCAGTTTGAAAAGAACATTGTGCTGGCGCCTTCTATCAGCTTTATACCAACCGATAAAACCAGGCTTAACTTTGACCTGGTGTACAATAAATCGAACAGCCGGATAAACCGCGGTCAGTCTGTATTTACCAACGATTTGTATTCAACGCCCATCTCGCTTTCATTAAACGATGTGAACGATCATTTGAATGAAGAACAATACAGCATTACCACCTCTTTAACCCACAACTTTACCAGCAACACTTCTTTCAATATTGCTTTTATCAGAACCAGCTATTCTGAAGACCTGTTTGAACATCGCAGCGCCAATACATATGCCAGGGATATTTATGGCAAACCTGTATCGTTTTTAATTGAGCGTCAGGTATTCGATAGAAAGTCAAGAGCATTCAATGATAATGTTTCCGCTTACTTTACCCACAAAGTGTATACAGGTTCACTGGAACATAAGATCGTAATTGGTTACGACTATGCCCAGGATAAATTACCCATTGGCGCCGCCCAGCAAACAGCCTCGGGGTATCTTAAAAAGGATGGCACAGCTGCTGCCTACAGTTCAAAAGACTCAGCCAACTTTGTAACCTATAAATACAAAACCACCATCAATGGGGTAGATACAACGCTGAACCTGATGAAGCCAAACGTACCTACGTACGACCTGGCAAAGAATGAACATAACATGGAAGATGCTTCCAAATATGTTTATGCGCCGGCCAGCAATGAATCTACCATTCCGCACTATAACTACCTGAGTGGTGCATACGTTCAGGACCAGGTAACCCTGGGCAAACTACAGGTGTTGCTGGGTTTGCGTTATGAGTGGTATACGGATAAAAAGAATTACACCCGGGCCAATGAAAGCAAAGTGAACCAAACTGCTTTATTACCCCGTTTGGGCGTGGTATATGCGGTAACACCCAACATCAATGCTTATGCCATGTATACGCAGGGGTACAATCCACAGCCTTCATCAGCTTTCTCCCCTACTTCCGGCGGGCCATTTGATCCGCTTGAAAGCAATATGGTGGAGGCCGGCTTTAAATCAGAATGGTTCAACAAGCGCTTGTCTGTAACCACTTCTATCTATAAGATTGAACAGTTGAACGCATTGTATGCTGCGCCTGCCCCCGCTCCGGTTGACAGTATGATACAGATAGGAAAAGAAACCTCAAAAGGTTTTGAATTTGAAATGGTGGGCCAGGTTACCGACAACTGGAACATTGTATTGAACTATGCCTACAACGAAGCGAAGCTCACTGCAGCCGGTGGTACAGATAAAGATTTTGTAAACCAGCAAAAACCCAATGCACCAAAAAACCAGGGAAACATCTGGACAAAATATTCTTTCAAAAGAGGTGGCTTAAAAGGGTTCGGTATTGGTGCCGGCGCCAACTTCGTATCACAGCGTTATTTGTCGCTGAACCAGGCCCAAACCATACCGGGTTACGAATTGCTGAACGCAGCCTTATATTATAAAATTGATAAATTCCAAATCCAGTTCAACCTGAACAATGTGCTGGATAAAACGTATTGGGTGGGCGGCTACGACTATGTAAGGCTGTTTCCGGGCGCCCCACGCAACTGGCTGGCAACCGTGGCGTATACGTTTTAA
- a CDS encoding PepSY-associated TM helix domain-containing protein, whose translation MTLKQIIGKLHLWLGLASGLVVLIVAGTGTLLVFEDELDEWANKDFFAVAVPQNAQRVSVDSMYHAAKAYDSSLKITRIYLESKAPERSAIFYAKKKKTNTWHIAVNPYTGKVIRARNLDKRFFGVVLNLHRHLCMNEVGKTITHASCLIFVLMVITGLVLWWPKRWHILKQRTRIAWSSKWKRLNWDLHAVGGFYVHIVLLAIGLTGLVFAYPWFSNLVYQLADGKPAPKKEAPANTVKEPIKAGFYESLYDQANAKLPYKGRVTILFPEKDSLAITVNKVNREAVVDNIVDVLYFEKGTGHLLKESLFKNSSTGNKIRRMNLPIHTGKLFGWPTQILALIAALVAFSLPITGFLIYWVGRKKRLAKKVKNPVRITSKQEESAAV comes from the coding sequence ATGACGTTGAAACAGATTATCGGCAAACTGCATTTATGGTTGGGACTGGCATCGGGGCTGGTGGTATTGATCGTTGCCGGCACCGGCACCCTGCTGGTGTTTGAAGATGAGCTGGACGAATGGGCCAACAAAGACTTCTTCGCTGTTGCTGTACCGCAAAATGCGCAACGGGTATCGGTAGACAGTATGTATCATGCTGCCAAAGCTTATGACAGCTCGCTTAAAATTACCCGCATTTACCTGGAAAGCAAGGCGCCCGAAAGATCGGCGATCTTCTATGCTAAAAAGAAAAAAACAAATACCTGGCATATTGCCGTTAACCCGTATACCGGTAAAGTAATAAGGGCCAGGAACCTTGACAAACGCTTTTTTGGCGTGGTACTGAACCTGCATCGTCATTTGTGTATGAACGAAGTGGGCAAAACCATTACCCACGCCTCCTGCCTCATTTTTGTACTGATGGTTATTACCGGTTTGGTATTGTGGTGGCCCAAACGCTGGCACATCCTGAAACAACGCACCCGTATTGCCTGGTCATCAAAATGGAAACGGCTGAACTGGGACCTGCATGCAGTAGGTGGTTTTTATGTACACATTGTGCTATTGGCTATTGGCTTAACAGGTCTGGTATTTGCCTATCCCTGGTTTAGCAACCTCGTATACCAGTTGGCCGATGGCAAACCTGCCCCTAAAAAAGAAGCGCCTGCCAACACGGTTAAAGAGCCCATTAAAGCCGGCTTTTATGAATCGTTATACGATCAGGCAAATGCGAAACTTCCTTACAAAGGACGGGTCACCATTCTTTTTCCTGAAAAAGACAGCCTGGCGATTACAGTTAACAAGGTAAACCGCGAGGCAGTTGTAGACAACATTGTTGATGTGTTATATTTTGAAAAAGGCACCGGGCATTTATTGAAGGAAAGCCTGTTCAAAAATTCCTCAACCGGCAATAAGATCCGCCGGATGAACTTACCCATACATACCGGCAAACTGTTTGGCTGGCCAACCCAGATCCTGGCACTGATTGCCGCCCTGGTGGCATTCTCGCTGCCGATAACGGGGTTTTTAATTTACTGGGTGGGAAGAAAAAAGCGGTTGGCTAAAAAGGTTAAGAACCCGGTGCGTATCACCTCTAAGCAGGAAGAAAGCGCAGCTGTATAA
- a CDS encoding tetratricopeptide repeat protein — translation MSTYNDIARYVEGEMTAEERLAFEASLASDEGLRQQLALYQEVGTTLQQHFNADEQRQQLQHTLQSLRGGFSGAASQPAKVIPFKKYLRGAVAVAAILIAVVFVWQPWKPNLFNKFAETSMAAPVERGDNADNILQQAVSAFNKKDYSNAVTLLQQVKERDTANSYVNFYYGVALLKSGRVPEARRIFDALYAGQSAFKYEGAFFQALGYLTEKNREACKEWLQKIPADAAKYDKAQELLKELK, via the coding sequence ATGAGTACTTACAACGATATTGCGCGGTATGTTGAGGGTGAAATGACAGCTGAAGAACGGTTGGCTTTTGAAGCCAGCCTGGCTTCGGATGAAGGGCTGCGTCAGCAACTGGCCTTATACCAGGAAGTGGGTACAACCCTTCAACAACACTTCAACGCCGATGAGCAACGGCAGCAATTGCAGCATACCCTGCAATCGCTGCGGGGTGGGTTCTCTGGCGCAGCTTCGCAACCGGCAAAAGTGATTCCGTTCAAAAAATACCTGCGCGGCGCAGTAGCCGTAGCAGCCATTCTGATTGCCGTGGTGTTTGTGTGGCAGCCATGGAAACCCAACCTGTTCAATAAATTTGCTGAAACCAGTATGGCGGCGCCGGTTGAACGGGGCGATAATGCAGATAACATATTGCAACAGGCGGTATCAGCGTTTAATAAAAAAGATTATTCCAATGCAGTTACTTTGTTGCAACAGGTAAAGGAACGGGATACCGCCAATAGTTACGTAAACTTCTATTACGGGGTTGCATTATTGAAAAGCGGTCGCGTGCCGGAAGCCAGGCGGATCTTTGACGCATTGTACGCGGGGCAATCGGCTTTTAAATATGAAGGGGCGTTCTTTCAGGCGCTGGGTTATTTAACAGAAAAGAACAGGGAAGCCTGTAAGGAATGGTTACAGAAGATCCCTGCCGATGCCGCCAAATATGATAAAGCGCAGGAGCTGTTGAAGGAATTGAAGTAA